Proteins found in one Labrenzia sp. VG12 genomic segment:
- a CDS encoding helix-turn-helix domain-containing protein, with translation MDAHLKTEGRRRVVSDACAGPCPIERGMRILGGKWTGSILWHLKDGPVRFNDLARMLGGASKKMVAERLRQLDERGLVSRTVLQTAPVSVEYEITEFGQTALSFLDALRIWSESLPRDQIDLA, from the coding sequence TTGGATGCACATTTGAAGACGGAAGGCCGCCGCAGGGTGGTCAGCGACGCCTGTGCAGGCCCCTGCCCGATCGAACGTGGCATGCGCATTCTGGGCGGCAAATGGACCGGCTCGATCCTGTGGCACCTGAAGGATGGCCCGGTGCGTTTCAACGACCTGGCGCGCATGCTGGGTGGTGCCAGCAAGAAGATGGTTGCCGAGCGTCTGCGTCAGCTGGACGAGCGCGGCCTTGTCTCGCGCACGGTTCTGCAGACCGCTCCGGTCTCGGTCGAATACGAGATCACGGAATTCGGGCAAACCGCCCTGTCCTTCCTGGATGCGCTCAGGATCTGGTCCGAGTCCTTGCCCCGGGACCAGATAGACCTGGCTTAA
- a CDS encoding Gfo/Idh/MocA family protein: MLPPLRDGPVGPPRDDVFTWVAKKLQEIRDMDSLGIGLIGTGFMGKCHALAYGSVKAVFGDVPPTRLEVLCDVPSEKADAFADQFGFARGTSDWTDLIADPKVDIVCITTPNKVHRDMAMAALEAGKHVHLEKPMALTLEDAREMLALAEKTGAKTIVGYNYLHNPAIAHARKLIAEGAIGRIVHFRGMVDEDYQADPELAWTWRATKADAGLGTLGDLGCHLVSLATAMVGPVESLIAETKTVHETRPMGDGSSERRPVENEDIASALLTFQNGVHGVISTSRSAWGRKSYIGFEVHGTKGMLTFDQERMNELRLYQNRGPLAEQGFKTLLTGPAHPPYGQFVPAAGHQLGFNDLKVIEVHEFLRAIAENRQAVPSFKEALHFEAVIHAIAESGASCARVSVR, translated from the coding sequence TTGCTGCCGCCCCTTCGAGACGGACCTGTCGGTCCTCCTCGGGATGACGTCTTCACCTGGGTGGCAAAGAAGCTACAGGAGATCCGGGACATGGACAGCCTCGGCATTGGATTGATCGGCACCGGCTTCATGGGCAAGTGCCACGCATTGGCCTATGGCTCGGTGAAAGCCGTTTTTGGCGACGTTCCGCCGACCAGGCTGGAAGTGTTGTGTGATGTGCCGTCCGAGAAGGCCGACGCCTTTGCGGATCAATTCGGTTTTGCGCGCGGCACAAGTGACTGGACGGATCTGATTGCCGACCCGAAAGTCGACATCGTCTGCATCACCACGCCGAACAAGGTCCACCGGGACATGGCCATGGCCGCGCTGGAGGCAGGCAAGCACGTCCATCTGGAAAAGCCGATGGCGCTGACGCTGGAGGATGCGCGCGAGATGCTGGCGCTTGCGGAGAAGACAGGCGCCAAGACCATCGTTGGCTACAATTACCTGCACAATCCCGCCATCGCACATGCGCGCAAGCTGATTGCCGAGGGCGCCATTGGCCGGATCGTGCATTTCCGCGGCATGGTCGACGAGGACTACCAGGCCGACCCGGAGCTGGCCTGGACCTGGCGCGCCACCAAGGCGGATGCAGGGCTCGGCACGCTTGGCGACCTCGGCTGCCATCTGGTCTCGCTGGCAACAGCCATGGTCGGGCCGGTCGAAAGCCTGATCGCCGAAACGAAAACGGTGCACGAGACCCGGCCGATGGGCGATGGTTCCAGCGAACGGCGTCCTGTCGAAAACGAGGACATTGCCTCAGCGCTCCTGACGTTTCAGAACGGCGTCCATGGCGTGATCTCCACGTCGCGCAGCGCCTGGGGCCGCAAGAGTTACATCGGTTTCGAGGTTCATGGCACGAAGGGCATGCTCACCTTCGATCAGGAACGCATGAACGAGTTGCGCCTTTACCAGAACCGCGGGCCGCTGGCCGAGCAGGGCTTCAAAACCCTGCTGACCGGACCGGCCCATCCGCCCTATGGCCAGTTCGTTCCAGCGGCCGGCCACCAGCTCGGCTTCAACGATCTGAAGGTGATCGAGGTGCACGAATTCCTGCGCGCCATTGCCGAGAACCGCCAGGCGGTACCGTCCTTCAAGGAAGCTCTGCATTTCGAGGCTGTCATCCACGCGATTGCCGAAAGCGGGGCGAGCTGCGCACGGGTCAGCGTCCGTTAA